One Brassica napus cultivar Da-Ae chromosome A5, Da-Ae, whole genome shotgun sequence DNA window includes the following coding sequences:
- the LOC125609225 gene encoding putative two-component response regulator ARR19 translates to MSEASRTDDGDRTLFKQRETSQISSFLNEFPASANVLVVEPNFVTLRKMKNLMIKYGYQVTVYADAEAALAFLRNCEHGINLVIWDFHMPRINGIQALKIICTKMDLPVVIMSDDDRKTSVMQATVHGACYYVMKPIRKEIIATIWQHIVRKRMMSKSGLIPPVQLDVVQNHDGFKENKDDSMPVDQGNSEQNINMIGEKAENLPIQSDSVQNNGSDQDNNDSWTKSPYNSEQNMDGEERKQPKTRVVWTNDLQEKFLKAVDILGGARKANPKPLLKMLEDMNIKGLTRRHVCSHLQKYRLSLEGKEITQQMQEFGWSSACTTSPLLGLNNVHTATSSLINGGASYPVQENQYQNGYMEVNNNHAASSTLMNGRATYPVQDNQYQNGYFGVNNNQVMTNTMPYDFDHDHYLQKQKPEKASSIDIPEDLGLAYTMPRLPYNLGHGNHLQHEQQHQLSHQWNNVMSNNEPELPSSNGVTGVGGTYPSLPYDPNEFYNYNQ, encoded by the exons ATGTCGGAGGCAAGTAGAACCGATGATGGCGATAGAACTCTGTTTAAGCAGCGAGAAACTTCTCAAATCAGCTCTTTTCTCAACGAATTTCCGGCGAGTGCTAATGTTCTTGTTGTCGAACCCAATTTTGTAACTTTACGTAAGATGAAAAACCTCATGATCAAATACGGCTATCAAG tGACGGTTTATGCGGATGCAGAAGCAGCTCTCGCGTTTCTGAGAAACTGTGAACATGGGATTAATCTCGTGATCTGGGATTTTCATATGCCTAGAATTAATGGAATCCAAGCTCTCAAAATCATTTGTACAAAGATGGATCTGCCTGTCGTAA TTATGTCTGATGATGACCGAAAAACATCGGTGATGCAAGCAACGGTTCATGGTGCATGCTACTATGTTATGAAACCGATTAGAAAGGAGATCATAGCCACCATATGGCAACACATTGTACGCAAGAGGATGATGTCTAAATCAGGTTTAATTCCACCGGTTCAATTAGATGTGGTTCAGAATCACGATGGTTTCAAGGAAAACAAAGATGACTCCATGCCCGTGGACCAAGGTAATAGTGAACAAAACATCAATATGATAGGAGAAAAGGCAGAAAATCTACCAATCCAATCAGATTCGGTTCAGAATAACGGTTCAGACCAAGACAACAACGATTCATGGACCAAAAGCCCATACAACAGTGAACAAAACATGGATGGAGAAGAAAGAAAGCAACCGAAGACACGGGTGGTGTGGACTAATGATCTTCAAGAGAAATTTCTCAAAGCCGTCGATATTCTTGGTGGTGCAAGAA AAGCTAATCCCAAGCCACTTCTCAAAATGCTGGAAGACATGAATATCAAAGGGCTCACTAGAAGACATGTGTGTAGTCATCTTCAG AAATATCGTCTTAGTCTTGAGGGAAAAGAAATCACTCAACAGATGCAAGAGTTTGGTTGGTCCAGTGCATGTACAACTTCACCTCTCTTAGGTTTGAACAATGTTCACACTGCAACATCGTCCCTTATAAATGGTGGAGCCTCTTACCCGGTCCAGGAGAATCAGTATCAAAATGGCTACATGGAAGTGAACAACAACCACGCTGCATCATCGACCCTTATGAATGGTCGAGCTACTTACCCGGTCCAGGATAATCAGTATCAAAATGGCTACTTCGGAGTGAACAACAACCAGGTCATGACCAATACTATGCCTTATGATTTTGACCATGATCACTATTTGCAGAAGCAGAAGCCTGAAAAAGCTTCCAGCATCGATATACCGGAGGATCTCGGACTGGCGTATACTATGCCTCGTTTGCCCTATAATCTTGGCCATGGGAACCATCTCCAGCATGAACAACAACATCAGCTTTCTCATCAATGGAATAACGTGATGAGTAACAATGAACCGGAACTACCTTCCAGCAATGGTGTAACGGGCGTTGGGGGGACTTATCCAAGTTTACCGTATGACCCAAACGAGTTCTATAATTATAATCAGTAA
- the LOC106451556 gene encoding LOW QUALITY PROTEIN: uncharacterized protein LOC106451556 (The sequence of the model RefSeq protein was modified relative to this genomic sequence to represent the inferred CDS: inserted 2 bases in 1 codon), translating into MGGGDDVGSPVVVGALILDVHAKPSSTAPISGTTVPGQVLFAPGGVGRNVAECIFKLGIRPFMIGALGIDGPANVLLKDWKLSTEGILRREDITTPXVSLVYDIHGEVAAGVAGVDAVEKFLTPEWIQRFEPNISSAPVLVIDANLSALALEASCKLAAEFNVPVWFEPVSVTKSQRIASIAKYVTVVSPNQHELIAMANALCARNMFKTLKPEVNKLLPQDVFCALRPAILVLLESGIKVVIVTLGSNGALLCSKGNPNKALNINRKFSGEIFRRVQLICSPNRFSEPGLKHGSSLFAMHFPTVPAKVKKLTGAGDCLVGGTVASLSDGLDLFQSLAVGIASAKAAVESEDNVPPEFNLDLLTDDAELVYSGARMLLAHQSML; encoded by the exons ATGGGAGGGGGAGATGATGTGGGTTCGCCAGTCGTAGTCGGTGCTCTGATTCTGGATGTTCACGCAAAGCCTTCTTCAACCGCACCAATCTCCGGAACCACCGTCCCAGGCCAG gTGTTGTTTGCACCTGGTGGGGTAGGCAGAAATGTAGCTGAATGCATCTTCAAGCTTGGAATAAGACCCTTCATGATTGGTGCTTTGGGGATCGATGGCCCAG CCAATGTATTGTTGAAAGACTGGAAGCTCTCTACTGAAG GAATCTTGAGACGTGAAGACATCACTACTCC TGTATCTCTTGTATATGACATTCACGGAGAAGTTGCTGCTGGCGTTGCTGGTGTGGATGCTGTT GAGAAGTTTCTGACACCTGAGTGGATCCAGCGGTTTGAACCAAACATAAGCTCCGCTCCTGTCCTTGTGATTGATGCCAATCTTAGCGCTCTTGCTTTGGAAGCATCTTGCAAAT tgGCTGCAGAATTCAATGTTCCTGTCTGGTTTGAGCCCGTGTCTGTCACAAAGTCCCAGAGAATCGCCTCAATCGCCAAGTAT GTAACTGTAGTATCTCCAAACCAACACGAGCTCATAGCAATGGCCAACGCTCTCTGCGCAAGGAACATGTTCAAAACCCTTAAACCAGAAGTCAACAAGCTTTTACCACAAGATGTTTTCTGTGCGTTGAGGCCAGCTATTTTGGTTCTTCTTGAAAGTGGTATTAAAGTTGTTATTGTAACACTTGGCTCCAATGGAGCTCTCCTATGCTCAAAGGGTAATCCCAATAAGGCTCTCAACATAAACAGAAAGTTTAGTGGAGAGATTTTCAGAAGGGTACAACTTATATGTTCACCGAACCGGTTTTCTGAACCGGGATTGAAGCACGGCTCGAGTCTTTTTGCGATGCATTTCCCAACCGTACCAGCCAAAGTCAAGAAGCTTACTGGTGCAGGGGATTGCCTAGTAGGCGGTACCGTTGCGTCGCTGAGCGATGGTTTAGATCTGTTCCAGAGTTTAGCGGTTGGCATTGCTTCTGCTAAAGCTGCCGTCGAGTCAGAAGATAATGTGCCTCCTGAGTTCAACCTCGATCTTCTTACTG ATGATGCGGAGTTGGTTTACAGTGGCGCCAGGATGTTGTTGGCTCATCAGTCAATGCTGTGA